A part of Tigriopus californicus strain San Diego chromosome 10, Tcal_SD_v2.1, whole genome shotgun sequence genomic DNA contains:
- the LOC131887770 gene encoding ubiquitin carboxyl-terminal hydrolase 1-like yields the protein MGECRLRMAPIDRTHSDTLTSSSSFSTVSFRSDFAFSLDHRDRNEVVDDECFVPKSRQSTKLSSKSKKRRLAEVHAESAPDDDGGVDVKRSRLETTIANMNHLSHHPHGAMGLGSAGANSVKHGIEQSERGPSKFASGTSSASTSLSSRAPSIASLCNLGNTCFLNSVLYTLRFTPGFLHNLHHLASDINHFHRAKRESNSLLSKTGKSKSSGSLQNGHSLTSVNVHSPVITSNIYDSDELELVVEVIDQLHDLFKTLSNTDEGAETRDPIAPSSFLTAVGRLNPLFEGNQQQDAHELLVMILTILEDIKIPQEPSSIDVQPSSSSSSNTNLSSALSAQEIPHQLSSSLSKAPPIPEKKSKTKKSGKFLPNGIGGPHTGGGASLLANGNSHSMPSVNNTSAKNTMSSSNNDLAHIGRSVSPNTNQHTSQGPHKASGENSSASSFPTPNAASPPYVLPNFVKENFEGKSVMRTRCLECEASTYRSETFTNIDVALTFEDEADADELSGKDLFLKQIMMSETLRENNKYWCEECSRLNEAQRSVQFELLPKVMVLQLKRFTAATGSKSSYMSKINDHIPTPFTLNCFCTQCMPHTAAGYPPVHSAHASNVKPRHIFKLYAVIMHLGATLASGHYIAYVKASSDSLWEYQQCQRAVSSAFSTTSSSNGIAAGSKNGVNGNNTAERKKKSIMKFLRKKDDSNIGSSSPSLPSSQASMSDFNHSGLNSMNGSDSLPVPTTCRSVNCCGVRSLSAGMDTMSMKSNSFHHRSIDSSDSDLQSSSSQTGCDPDDLWLECDDETIQPVSRKQFEDILNSRQGATTTPYLLFYQKC from the coding sequence ATGGGCGAGTGCCGCTTGAGGATGGCCCCCATTGACCGCACCCATTCGGACACTTTgacctcctcttcctctttctccacTGTCTCGTTTCGTTCGGATTTCGCATTTTCTTTAGACCATCGTGATCGCAACGAGGTCGTCGACGACGAATGCTTCGTACCCAAAAGCCGCCAGTCTACAAAACTCTCCAGCAAAAGCAAGAAGCGACGACTGGCCGAGGTCCATGCCGAAAGTGCTCCTGACGATGATGGTGGTGTAGATGTGAAACGAAGTCGATTGGAAACAACAATTGCCAACATGAATCATTTGTCCCACCACCCACACGGTGCCATGGGCCTGGGATCTGCGGGAGCCAATTCGGTCAAGCATGGCATAGAACAGAGCGAACGTGGACCGTCCAAGTTCGCTTCTGGAACTTCCTCTGCCTCAACTAGTTTGTCGTCTCGAGCCCCATCAATTGCATCATTGTGCAACCTGGGAAACACGTGTTTTCTCAACTCGGTGCTCTATACTCTCAGATTTACTCCCGGCTTTCTTCACAACTTGCATCACTTAGCCTCCGATATCAACCATTTTCATCGAGCCAAGCGAGAAAGCAACTCGTTGCTTTCCAAGACGGGCAAGAGTAAATCCTCTGGTTCGTTGCAAAATGGTCACTCCCTGACTTCAGTGAACGTCCATTCCCCGGTAATCACGAGCAATATCTATGACTCTgacgaattagaattggtgGTAGAAGTGATTGACcagcttcatgatcttttcaagaCCCTGTCCAATACGGATGAAGGTGCGGAAACGCGAGATCCCATCGCCCCTTCGTCCTTCCTAACAGCCGTAGGACGACTAAACCCCTTATTTGAAGGCAATCAACAACAAGATGCTCATGAGCTGTTGGTAATGATTCTTACCATCTTGGAAGACATTAAAATCCCTCAAGAGCCGTCCTCCATTGACGTTCAAccgtcgtcgtcctcttcaaGTAATACCAATTTGTCCTCCGCTCTATCAGCCCAGGAGATTCCTCACCAATTGTCATCTTCATTGTCAAAAGCCCCGCCCATTCCGGAGAAGAAgtcaaaaaccaaaaagtcGGGTAAATTCTTACCCAATGGTATCGGTGGTCCTCATACCGGAGGGGGCGCCTCCCTCCTCGCCAATGGCAATAGCCATTCAATGCCTTCCGTGAACAATACATCAGCCAAAAACACGATGAGCTCGTCAAATAATGATTTGGCTCATATTGGACGCAGTGTGTCTCCAAATACCAACCAGCACACGTCACAAGGGCCTCACAAGGCCTCAGGTGAAAATTCATCTGCTTCGTCCTTTCCCACCCCCAACGCCGCCTCCCCCCCGTATGTGCTTCCCAACTTTGTGAAGGAGAATTTCGAAGGCAAGTCTGTGATGCGAACCCGATGCCTTGAATGTGAAGCTAGCACATACCGTTCCGAAACTTTCACCAACATTGATGTGGCTCTCACATTTGAAGATGAGGCTGATGCCGATGAACTCAGTGGTAAGGACCTTTTTCTGAAACAGATCATGATGTCAGAAACACTCAGAGAGAACAACAAGTATTGGTGCGAGGAGTGCTCACGACTCAACGAAGCCCAGCGTTCAGTACAGTTTGAGCTCCTTCCAAAAGTGATGGTATTGCAATTGAAGCGATTCACGGCCGCCACCGGCTCCAAGTCTTCATACATGTCCAAGATCAATGATCACATTCCCACCCCTTTCACCTTGAACTGCTTTTGTACCCAGTGCATGCCTCACACGGCAGCGGGATACCCTCCGGTGCATTCGGCTCATGCCTCAAACGTAAAACCAAGGCACATCTTCAAACTGTATGCCGTGATCATGCATCTGGGAGCCACATTGGCTTCCGGTCACTACATAGCCTATGTGAAGGCTTCGTCAGACTCACTCTGGGAATATCAACAGTGTCAAAGGGCAGTAAGTAGTGCCTTCTCAACTACGTCGTCATCCAACGGGATTGCCGCCGGAAGTAAGAACGGTGTAAATGGGAATAATACTGCTGAGCGTAAGAAGAAGAGTATCATGAAATTCTTGAGGAAAAAAGACGACTCCAATATTGGTTCCAGTAGCCCTTCCTTACCATCCTCCCAAGCCTCAATGTCTGATTTCAATCATTCTGGCTTGAACTCCATGAATGGTTCCGACAGCCTACCCGTTCCCACCACTTGCCGGAGTGTCAACTGCTGTGGAGTTCGAAGTCTATCAGCGGGCATGGACACCATGTCTATGAAGTCCAACTCCTTCCATCATAGATCCATTGACAGTTCAGATTCGGACCTCCAATCCAGTTCCTCTCAAACCGGATGTGACCCAGACGATCTTTGGTTAGAATGTGATGATGAAACCATACAACCAGTCTCCCGCAAGCAATTCGAAGATATTCTGAACTCTCGTCAAGGGGCGACCACCACCCCGTACTTGCTCTTTTATCAGAAGTGCTAA